The following coding sequences are from one Dermacentor andersoni chromosome 5, qqDerAnde1_hic_scaffold, whole genome shotgun sequence window:
- the LOC126531210 gene encoding calsequestrin-2-like: MRAAATPCLLAAALVAAFCSPACGTAAGLLGLLDLPTHDGVIRVCRLETSQTLVQAAAETSGAVLVVRVSSDAGARKQPCGAEDAFETAAQLLEGENFKFCDAPESIVKETVPNAIVGSWFLFRQGRAVPYSGTRTTSSLLSWIQKASQPSISVITGKVDKAAFDHVQDLKVVGFFVNGAADYKLFEEASITEGHHARFYAVFDRNVAKHLKLSTVGQIALYSPFVKQPVTCPQNPASLQDIRTFIAQNKHVALTKVDEHNLHDPELVDPSRVTVLAVADEASPLGAYFLRLLHRTLRNITNTTALAGTVPHFNLLWVDPAVLPTAHMMLRRLGQTGPGPHLGTHDLLTGQGQWFDVSTLNATGGRGSDEENVQKLLVWFASLAVPGAAFAADGTGESGTWRFSEVPASQIGAEGGTVELRCTVLDPAAGDCLWLRDGRNVGASLSRLPHLSWAGAGRDGDCSLVVRGLTRGRDDGSWVCQVTGDALHPTLTSPPAVLVISSGATAARAEL, from the exons ATGCGTGCAGCAGCTACTCCGTGCTTGCTTGCTGCGGCCTTGGTCGCCGCGTTCTGTTCGCCGGCTTGCGGCACGGCAGCCGGCTTACTGGGTCTGTTGGACTTGCCAACGCACGACGGCGTGATTCGCGTGTGCCGACTGGAGACAAGCCAGACCCTGGTGCAGGCCGCGGCCGAGACCAGCGGTGCCGTGCTGGTGGTTCGCGTGTCCAGCGACGCCGGGGCGAGGAAACAGCCCTGCGGAGCCGAGGACGCCTTCGAG ACTGCAGCCCAGCTGTTGGAAGGAGAGAATTTTAAGTTCTGCGACGCTCCCGAATCCATAGTCAAAGAGACCGTCCCTAACGCGATTG TGGGCAGCTGGTTTCTTTTCCGCCAGGGCAGAGCGGTTCCCTACAGCGGCACGAGAACGACATCATCTCTCCTTTCCTGGATCCAAAAG GCATCTCAACCCAGCATATCGGTGATCACAGGCAAAGTGGACAAGGCAGCCTTTGATCACGTACAGGACCTCAAGGTGGTCGGTTTCTTCGTTAATGGCGCCGCAG ACTACAAGTTGTTTGAGGAAGCCTCCATTACCGAAGGCCACCACGCTCGGTTCTATGCAGTCTTCGACAGAAAT gtGGCCAAGCATCTGAAGTTGAGCACGGTCGGTCAGATCGCCCTGTATAGCCCGTTTGTCAAGCAGCCCGTTACCTGCCCCCAGAAC CCGGCAAGCTTGCAAGACATCCGAACTTTCATAGCTCAGAACAAGCACGTCGCCCTGACCAAGGTTGACGAACACAACCTGCACGACCCTGAG CTGGTGGATCCAAGCCGTGTGACTGTGCTGGCCGTAGCTGACGAAGCGTCACCGCTCGGTGCCTACTTCCTGCGGCTTCTGCATCGCACCCTGCGCAATATCACCAACACCACCGCTTTGGCTGGCACCGTCCCCCACTTCAACCTTCTCTGGGTGGACCCCGCTGTTCTGCCCACGGCTCACATG ATGCTGAGGCGACTCGGCCAAACCGGACCTGGACCGCACCTCGGAACGCATGACCTCCTCACG GGCCAGGGCCAGTGGTTTGACGTGTCGACGCTCAACGCTACCGGGGGCCGAGGCTCGGACGAGGAGAACGTACAGAAGCTTCTCGTCTGGTTTGCCTCTTTAGCGGTGCCAGGAGCAGCATTTGCCGCTGATGGAACTGGGGAATCGG GCACATGGCGCTTCAGTGAGGTTCCAGCCTCCCAGATCGGCGCCGAAGGTGGCACCGTCGAGCTGCGTTGCACCGTGTTGGACCCGGCGGCCGGCGACTGCCTGTGGCTGCGCGATGGCCGCAACGTGGGGGCCAGCCTCTCCCGGCTACCGCACCTGTCGTGGGCCGGAGCTGGTCGCGACGGGGACTGCAGCCTCGTGGTGCGCGGCCTGACCCGGGGCCGCGACGATGGCTCCTGGGTGTGCCAGGTCACTGGGGATGCCCTGCACCCGACGCTTACGTCGCCACCCGCTGTGCTCGTCATCTCTTCCG GTGCCACAGCTGCAAGAGCGGAACTGTAG